One segment of candidate division WOR-3 bacterium DNA contains the following:
- the rfbC gene encoding dTDP-4-dehydrorhamnose 3,5-epimerase, translating into MKIKKLSINGLILAELDKFEDARGSFFEIFNSAKAPFPDFEEIKQINYSYSIKNALRGLHYQIEPHSQSKLIHVVEGKIFDVAVDIRLKSPTFKNWTSAVLDSSNPEIFYIPKGFAHGFCVLSETAKVVYCVSGNYNVSCERGISFDDPELGIPWPNGPHVMSEKDRTLPLLSNIIDFF; encoded by the coding sequence ATAAAAAAACTTTCAATAAATGGGCTGATTCTCGCCGAACTCGACAAATTCGAGGACGCGAGGGGGAGTTTTTTCGAAATATTCAATTCGGCTAAAGCTCCATTTCCTGATTTCGAAGAAATCAAACAGATCAATTATTCTTATTCGATTAAAAACGCTTTGCGGGGACTCCATTACCAGATTGAACCCCACAGTCAGTCAAAACTGATACACGTCGTCGAGGGTAAGATTTTCGACGTCGCAGTTGATATCAGACTGAAATCTCCTACTTTCAAAAACTGGACAAGCGCGGTCCTCGACTCTTCTAATCCCGAAATATTTTACATACCAAAAGGTTTCGCCCACGGATTCTGCGTTTTGAGCGAAACGGCAAAAGTTGTCTACTGCGTTTCCGGCAATTATAACGTGTCTTGCGAAAGAGGGATCTCATTTGACGACCCCGAACTCGGCATTCCATGGCCGAACGGACCTCACGTGATGTCGGAAAAAGACAGAACGCTTCCTCTTTTATCAAATATTATAGATTTTTTCTGA